Part of the Rhodopirellula bahusiensis genome is shown below.
TTCAGTGTTTCCGGAGGCACGGTTGGCAATCCGATGCGACCCGTTGAAACAACGTCGGATCAGCAAGGCCGTTTCCACCTGACCGGCGTATCGATTGGCAGCGAGCAAACGCTTTCCGTTTTGCCACCGAAAGATCAACCGTTCATTGCGGTACAGCGGCGAGTCAACATCACTCCAGGCGAAGATCCGCTGGAGATCAACTTGGAGGTGCCACGGGGCGTTTGGGTGGACGGCAACGTTGTTGATCAACAAAGCAAAAAATCCGTGGGTGCCTATCTTTCCTATTTCGTGTTCGACAAAAACCGGGCTTATCAAACACTCCGAAGCACGGGACTGGGGCTACACGTTGGTTCATCGGGAGTTGAAACAGACGATGAGGGGAACTTTCGGCTTGCCGTGCTGCCGGGTAGAGGCGTTATTGCCGCAAGAGGATTTCGCGACGACTACCTGTTCGGGGTTGGCGATGATTTGATTGTCGAAGGTCGTCAGTCCGATAATGATGACGATGATTTTCTGGCAACCGCTCCTCATCTCATTTCGACGAGCAATTATCACGCGGTTGCGGAAGTGAATCCAGAGAATCTTGATTCGAATGTGGAAATCACAGTTGGCTTGGTACTCGGCGCATCGGCACAAGGACGTGTGGTTGATGCCGAAGGGCAACCGTTGGCCGGGACGCTGATCCGCGGGACGCGTGCGATGGCATACTGGCGTGAGACGGAATCGTCTAACTTCAAGGCACTTGGATTCACTGACGGTAAGTCACGGCAACTGTTGTTTTGGCACGGGGAACGCAACTTGGCCGGGCAGGCTGTGATCGCTCCAGGGACAACCGATGCAATGGTACAACTGCAACCCGCCGCCACCGTGTCCGGAAGACTGTTAGATAAGAACGGTGCACCGATCAGAGACGTTCCAATCGTCTCCTACACCCATGGGGGTAACAAGGCGAGCGAGGTTGAACATGATTTCCTCAACGTCCCTTCGTCGCTGGATATTCGTACCGACGACCAGGGAAAGTTTCAAATACCGAGCTTGGTACCAGGTTTAAAATACGCCTTCGGAATCGAAGACGAACCAGGACGGTTCCCAACCTTGATTATCAAAAGCATCGCATTGGAACCCGGTGAGACGCGAGACATGGGAGACATAGAGCCGCTTTCAGGTCCCCATGCGGCACCATGAACGATCCTCGCCCAACCGAATGGAAGCAATTCATTCCCTCCGACGCATTGCCGTGGGATCTTCGTCGCATTCACCATTTGCATCGGCGTGCCGGTTTCGCCGCGAACTGGAATGGCCTGCAACGGGATCTTCAGGCTGGGCCCGAGGTCGCCGTTGATCGAGTCTTGCGTGGCGGGAACGCGACGGATGATTTTGATTCGCTCCAGCGACTGATTGGTGACGCCGCGGTCAGTTCCGGTGACATCAATCGACTGAAGGCTTGGTGGTTCTATCGGATCTTGTATTCGGGTGATCCGCTGATCGAACGCATGACGTTGATGTGGCACAATCACTTTGCGACCAGCAACTTGAAGGTTGCCAACGTGGCGATGATGAAACGTCAGAACGACTTGTTGCGAAGGCACGCAATGGGCAAGTTCGGTGATCTCTTGCGAGCGGTCATCAAAGATGCGGCGATGATGGTCTGGCTGGATGCAAACGCCAATCGCAAAGGCAAACCGAACGAGAACCTTGCTCGCGAGTTAATGGAATTGTTCACGCTGGGCGTCGGTCACTACAGCGAAACCGATGTGAAGGAAGTCGCTCGAGCACTAACGGGCTGGACGGTTCGTGGCGGCGACTTCGAGCACGTGCCGGCGTACCACGATGACGGAACCAAGCAGATGCTCGGTGAGCAAGGCGATTTCGATGGCGATGATGTGCTGGCCATCCTGCTGAAACAAGAACCGCCCGCCCGGCGAATTGCGATGCGTTTGTGCGAAGTCTTTTTTGGCGAAGATGTCATCACGGACGATGCGCTCGACGAACTGGCCAGCGGTCTTCGCGACCATGACCTGGATATTGGCTGGGCCGTTGAGACCATCCTCCGCAGCGAAGCGTTCTTTTCCGAGGACAACATCGGCAACCGTGTGCTGGAACCAATTCAGTTCATGATTGGGCCGCTGTGGGCGTTGGAAATGCTCGATCCGCCGCCGAGCACATTGTTGCTGGCGGAGTGGGCGTCCAAGCTCGGCCAAGACCTGTTCTATCCGCCCAACGTGTTTGGCTGGCCCGGCGGTCGATCGTGGCTAACGACCCGAACAATGATCGGCCGTGCTAACTATGTGTCAGCGTTGTGCCGGGGCGAGTTGCATCGGCCGAATAGGCCACCAGACATCGCGGTTTTGGCAAAGAAGCACGGCTTTTCGACGCCGGCTGATCAATCCACGTTCGCGAGCTGGTTGCTCTTGGGTCACGAGAATGCAACCGGTGACATGAAAGCGATCCTTCGGCGACCGGCGTCGCAACTTGGTTAGTTGATTCCACAAAGACACGGGGACAAACGATGAAGACAAATCGAAGACGATTTCTTGGCCATGGTTCCGCCGTTGTGTTGGGGGCAATGCCTTCGCTGGTCAGCCGGGCAGTGATGGCGGACGAAGGAACTCGGTCGAACAGAAACGGCAAGATCTTAGTTGTGATCCAGATGAGCGGAGGCAATGACGGAATCAACACGATCATCCCTTACGCCGACGAAGGTTACGCAATGCACCGCAAGAAACTGCGATTGCCAACGGATCGGCTACTCAAGATTAACGACTCGGTGGGGTTTCATCCGTCGATGCGTTCTGCGGCGGATCTGCTTGAACAGGGTAAGCTTGGTATCGTTCAATGTGTCGGCTATCCCAACCCGAGTCGGTCTCACGACACGAGCATGGCGATCTGGCACTCGGCTCAAGTTGGTGACGAAGACGTGCTGCGATCTCATGGGTGGCTTGGCATGGCGATGGACGCCGCCCGCAAGAAAACAGATGACCCGGACATGATTCTGGTCGGCGATGAATCGCAACCGCTGGCCATCCAGAGTCGACGCTCGACTGCCGTGACGCTATCGAGCCTGACCGATTTGCGACTGCGCCAGCCTGCTCACGCTCAACCAAAACCTACAAGCGACCAGGCTTCCGAGTCCTCGCTTGCCCAATTCGTCGACCAAACGATGCAAGACGCGATTGCCACCGCCAGTGCATTGGAGCGAAACACCGAGGGTGGAGCCGATGGTAGTGCCAAGTACCCAACTACAAGAATCGGCAGGCGCATGCAAACCATTTCGACCATGGTCAAGAGCGGTTTTCAAACACCCATCTACTACGCAATTCAAAGCGGCTACGACACCCACGCGGCTCAATTGCCGTCGCACTCCCGGTTGTTACGAGAGTTTTCCGATGCCACCAAAGCATTTCTCGACGACATTGAAGCATCGGGACTGTCCGATCAAGTGTGCGTGATGGGCTTCAGCGAATTTGGCCGGCGAGTCGCTGAGAACAACTCCGAAGGAACCGACCATGGAACGGCCGGCCCCGTCTTTCTCGCCGGCAACCGAGTCCGATCTGGTCTGATTGGAACAACGCCCAAGCTGACCGACCTCGTCGACGGTGACCTGCAAATGAGCACTGACTTTCGCAACATGTACCAGGAAGTCACTCAGGCCTGGTTGGGTATTTCGGAATTGCAAGCCGCAGAATCTCCGTCTTCACTGAAACTATTTGACGCGTAGGGCAAGATGACTCGGTTTGAAATTTCGACCAAAACTTCTTCACCACGCACTGAATACCTTGCTCGCCGTCATCCATGACGCAGAGAAAGTCGCGACGGATTTTTTGCACGGGTTTGATCTTACAAGCAGACTGCAGCTCAAGGCAGCCCAAAGGTTGATTGGCCTGCACACGGTCAGCGGGATCGTTTACTGGTGCTGTGGGCTGACGTATGCATGGACAAGTCTCCTCGACAGAGCCGATCGACTCGTTGGAGGATGCTCGGAAAGCGGAGCGGACCTTGCATTACCGCAATGTTGTGGACGGCCTGCGCAATTGGGATTCCTGCCGCGGTAATGTACAGACGGATCGAATTCGGCGAGGGCTCGCCGAATTGCTTTAGTCACCAATAGTGGTCCGGCGTTAGATCGCCCGTGATGCGAGGGTAGGTTCAACATTAATGACCACGTGGCCGCCGCGAAAGACTCACTACTTCAAAAAAAATCAATTCGGCGACTCACGTGCATCGTCTGGTTCCGCCGTCTTGCCGACGATCAGAGCAACTCTTCTTCGAGTAGTGCTTCGTTCGTTCGGCCATCAATCAGGCCCAAGATCTCGCGTGAGAACCGTTCGATGCGATTATATGTCGTGAGAACCTCCAGATCTACTGATTTGATCGCGTCAATGCGATCGTCCGCGTGATGCGGATCAGCCAGGTTCACATGAACACCGATCTGCCCACGTCCGTCCAGCAAATAGACGCGGAGCGACAAATGCGTTTGCGACAGCTTTTCCGGCACAGATTCCGAATAGAACCCTCCCGCAATTTCGACATCGGCGTCGAGCGGATATTTTGCAATACGAGCAGCGAAATCCTGTATTTCACAAATGTTGACCCATGCGCTGCCGTGGCCGGAAAACCCATTTGATGTTGCGGTTGCAAACAAATCCGCCGATCCATCGTCATCGACGTGCAGCGTGAGTCTCAAGCGTCCAGGTTCAAAGCCGGAAATCATTTACTGTATCGGCGAACGGTAGAAATCACGGGGATCGCCCCAATGACGGTCATCGGTAGTAAAGCGTAATGGCGATCTCCCGTGCATTTCATTGTTCCCCGCGTTTTCGGAAATCGGTGTCGTGTTGCCCGAGATCCACGCAACCATCGTGCCCTCGCCAATCACGTGCATACACGAAGAGCCTGAACTTCTCATAGTCGGCGTGCAGAGCAATATCGTATGTCCGCGTTTCTCCCGCAGCAAGTTTGGTGCAGTCGTCTTTGTAAATATCTAGTCGGACGTAAGTCACCCCACCGGAGGGTGCCCACCAAGAGTCGTCCGGGTTGAGGCTGTCGCTAGGTCTTAGCCAAACGGGCAGGCGTCCGTCATTTTGAACAGTGAGCCGAATTTGCCGGTATCTCTCATCAAGGTGTGAAAACGGCTCGGGAAACGGAGCCGTCACCATCGACTTAAGGGACACCGGTGGTGTGAAAGGTTTGAATGCAACGATGACAAACGCCACCGCAGCCGTGCTTAGCAATAGTGTTCGGATTCGAAATCGACGGAACGTCAAGTTTGCAGTCCAGTCGGGGAACGTCACCCGGCACGCGCGAAAAACTTTTAATTTCAAAACCAGCCGACTCGCGTACTCGGGTGCACGCGATTGTTCCCCGCACTTTTCAACGTCCAACCAAAGCGGGATCATCGGCCACGGCAGTTCGTAAATTGTACCGTGGACAAGTCGGTTTCACCAAACTACGTTTTGCCTCCAAGTGCGTCATCACCAACATCGCAGCTTAGGAACCGACAGTTGCGCATCTTTGCCTCCTTGAAGTCGGAACCACGAAGATCGCAACGTTCGAACGTCACGTCAGTGAGTTCAGCCATGAAGAAAGACGCCCAATACAAGTCACAGTCTGTGAACGTCACCCGGGTGAGTGTCGCACCTTCGAAGTGCGAGCCCTCGGCAATGCAATCGGCGAACGACTGGTCTTGAGCGACGACGTCCATGTTGTCCGCGCTGTTGCGCATCTTGATCGAGCTAGCCATGGCCATCAGTCGGGGAACCTCAGACGTCACGCTGGACGGGCGAAAGACGTGCAAGCAGACCAACAACCGCGACTCCTGTCTTCGCGTGCATGTCATTGTTCCCCGTGTTCCGGCTGAAGCGGTGACGACCACAAGTATCGATCCGATCGAATGTTGCCACCACGAATTCCAATCATCGTATCACGAACAGTGTCTGCTGTGGCATTCTCTGCATCAAGATAGAAGTGAGACGAACCAATACAGCGGTCATCTATATAGTCAACGGTGAAACATACGCGATCCGAGATCACATCGAACGCAAATGCCGCAGCGTCATGTGCCGCAGCAAGCAAACGTTCATGTCCAGAATTGCCTTCGTAGCTGTAGCCAGAAAAGTGCGTGTGATGCTTGGTTCCGAGTTCGAGCGTTAGTTCATCGCCATTGTCGTCAACGCTAATGTGCCCAACGGAATCATGCAACGCAGGAAAAGTTAACGTTGGATTCGATGGTTCGGATTGCTCCCAGCGATCAACATCACCGCCGAGTTCCGCAAAGCGTCGAAGAAACGCATCGAGTGCTGGCGTCATGTTCAATTAGTCGGGGAACGTCCGCGATAACCGAGTCGCGGGAGGTAAGTGTCCATTTCCAAATCGCCCGGCTACCGCGAATTCGGTTCATCGATTGGTTCGCCGTTCTTTCTGCGGTCCGGAGTCGCATTGCTCTGTGCCAAGTCAAACGCATCGTACGCATCGTCACAGCGTGAGAGTATTCCTCGCCAGTAGATTCCATCTGCCAAGTAAATGAAATGGTCCAATTTAGTTTTGAACTTTTCGGTCTGGATATATGTCATGTTCGAGTCATCCAGTTCGTATTCGATTCGGATGTCAAAGGCAGCTGACGGCATCTCTATCGCTCGACCTTTAACCTTGACATAGGGCTCTCTGTTTCCGGGAGCACGAAAATAGAAATCACGGTTGGCGTGCACCTGTATTGTCGCAACGCACGACCATACCGGTGCCGATTTATCTTCCGATTCAGGGCGCCAATCTTCAGGGTCGTGATGTATCGCACGGTTTGTTCCGAGCAGATGTAGGTAGAGCGGTGTTGTTGGCTTATCGCTGTCGTTCGTTTCGTCACAGGACGATGCGTTTCGCGGAGACGCAGCAAAGGAGAGAAACGCAAATGCAACGAGAAGCAATTTGTGGGTCATGGAACGCATCTTGGACGGCGAACGGTGGGCGTAACCGAGTCGCGGCGGTTGACGATCCACTTCATTTAGTTCAAGACCGCGACTTCGGTTCACGCCATGGTTACCCGCCGTCTTTCAATTCCGGCGTCGGTGACCGTACAGATTCGCGACGCAAAATCAAAGTCAGGCTGCAATCGTCAGGTTTAGTGACAAATTCCTCCGGACGCGGGCAGCCAGCATCTGCGCGACACAGCACCAATCGGTCCCGATCGAAGCGATAGATCCCAAGCACAGACTTGTTGGGTGCTCCCGGTTTCACAACGGTTTGATCGAATCGATTTGGCGTGACGCTTCGGTCGACAGTCAGGACGCGTTCCAAGGTGCGCAATTTTATAGTCCACCGCAGTGATTTGCCATCAATGCGAATCCTGCTTCCGTTGAAACCATCCACTTGCTCGCCATCCATCTCCGTCGATTCGACGATCCAGGTCCCATTGAGACGTGAATCGGTC
Proteins encoded:
- a CDS encoding DUF1800 domain-containing protein, producing the protein MNDPRPTEWKQFIPSDALPWDLRRIHHLHRRAGFAANWNGLQRDLQAGPEVAVDRVLRGGNATDDFDSLQRLIGDAAVSSGDINRLKAWWFYRILYSGDPLIERMTLMWHNHFATSNLKVANVAMMKRQNDLLRRHAMGKFGDLLRAVIKDAAMMVWLDANANRKGKPNENLARELMELFTLGVGHYSETDVKEVARALTGWTVRGGDFEHVPAYHDDGTKQMLGEQGDFDGDDVLAILLKQEPPARRIAMRLCEVFFGEDVITDDALDELASGLRDHDLDIGWAVETILRSEAFFSEDNIGNRVLEPIQFMIGPLWALEMLDPPPSTLLLAEWASKLGQDLFYPPNVFGWPGGRSWLTTRTMIGRANYVSALCRGELHRPNRPPDIAVLAKKHGFSTPADQSTFASWLLLGHENATGDMKAILRRPASQLG
- a CDS encoding DUF1501 domain-containing protein; translation: MKTNRRRFLGHGSAVVLGAMPSLVSRAVMADEGTRSNRNGKILVVIQMSGGNDGINTIIPYADEGYAMHRKKLRLPTDRLLKINDSVGFHPSMRSAADLLEQGKLGIVQCVGYPNPSRSHDTSMAIWHSAQVGDEDVLRSHGWLGMAMDAARKKTDDPDMILVGDESQPLAIQSRRSTAVTLSSLTDLRLRQPAHAQPKPTSDQASESSLAQFVDQTMQDAIATASALERNTEGGADGSAKYPTTRIGRRMQTISTMVKSGFQTPIYYAIQSGYDTHAAQLPSHSRLLREFSDATKAFLDDIEASGLSDQVCVMGFSEFGRRVAENNSEGTDHGTAGPVFLAGNRVRSGLIGTTPKLTDLVDGDLQMSTDFRNMYQEVTQAWLGISELQAAESPSSLKLFDA
- a CDS encoding pentapeptide repeat-containing protein, with the translated sequence MASSIKMRNSADNMDVVAQDQSFADCIAEGSHFEGATLTRVTFTDCDLYWASFFMAELTDVTFERCDLRGSDFKEAKMRNCRFLSCDVGDDALGGKT
- a CDS encoding TIGR03067 domain-containing protein, whose protein sequence is MRYVIAFLASCALIEPVYSQSPSTATDSRLNGTWIVESTEMDGEQVDGFNGSRIRIDGKSLRWTIKLRTLERVLTVDRSVTPNRFDQTVVKPGAPNKSVLGIYRFDRDRLVLCRADAGCPRPEEFVTKPDDCSLTLILRRESVRSPTPELKDGG